The Cotesia glomerata isolate CgM1 linkage group LG7, MPM_Cglom_v2.3, whole genome shotgun sequence genome segment agatAAGTAaaatcttcaataaaaaaatatatttttcattttagaaTGAAAGGTTGCGCTTAACATGAGAATGTAATGAGACTAAATCCAAAGGGGCGCATCGCTAACTAcataataacttttatttatttatttagtgaattttcTCATAAccaatttttcaaagttgataataacaaaaaaaaaatttttatctgctTTTTTGGCTCTGTAGAGCTGAAAGGGCACATAATGAAcaatacgcccttttggctttagtaACGCGATACTTAATCAGTATTAAAAGATtgttttcgaaaaatttttttaattatacggatgattataattattgatcctataataaaaaaaaaagatcgtTTCTATTATACACTATTGTCTCGTTTTAATTTCAGATAAGATAAcgataaaaacatttttttatgaagctTTAATTGCACCCACGACCTTCTTGACCATAATTATGTTTGTTGTTAATTTTGatagttttgttttttttaacaaatgacaaAATACAAAGATACATTACATATACAAGAtacaaatgaaataatattttgcgATGCAGTTTTTTAGCATCATTAAcgtgaataaattataattatattataatattcgAATCTAATCATACTAACGAAAAATCATTATAGACGGAATCGATTGTGAAAATTTGATATAGGGTTCcaatgtttttgaataaaataaggtaatttataataatttagaggataacttttttattcaaaacatAGGTAACTTTTTACAAGCCAATAACGATTTTTCCAATCGGCAATTTACAAATCAAAATTAGTAGTGGTAGTTGTAAGTAGAGTGGCCGTAGTAGTTGGAGTAGCTATTGTATGGTTTGTATGCAAGAGGTGCGTTGTAGCTGTTGTATGGTTTGTATGCGACGGGTGCGTACACTGGAGCTTGAACTACTGGAGTGTGTACAACTGGAGCGTGTACAACTGGAGCAACAGTTTTAACGGCGTAGTGGGCTGGTTCTTTGTGGACAACAGCGTTGAATCCGTAGTGGTCATCGGCGGTATATTCGACAATTCTTTTGGTACCATCGGCTTCAATCAGGCTGTAGCTTCCCTTGACGACATCACCGTCTCTCACTTCGTGTTGAGATTTAGAGTCACCAGTGTGGGGATCTTGGAGACCGTAGTTGAAGCTGTATTGGGGGTGGTGGTCAAATTCCTCGTCAATTGGCTTCACCACGGTGTGTGAAACTACCGGAGCTGAGTAGACCAATGGAGCTTGTTGGACGTAGTGAGACGCAGCATAGCCGTGGTGGACTGGAAGTAATCCAGCGTTGGCGATCGCCAAAAGTCCAGCAAAAGTAATGAActaaacaaaaaatcaataaatttgaattattaagcagttaattaataagttgTACTAGTAGTTAACTAAATGACTTACTTTGAATGCCATTGTAGTTCGTTCTATCGTTGTTGGTTGAatgataatttgaaatatattttctcaGCTTTTATACTACTGAAATTCGAAGTAAATGATTAGTAGGAGAAAATCCataccaaataaaattttaataaggaACTGACTATATAGATTGTCTCATAAACGACTAGCAATATAGAtcaataattatgtataataactttcaagtttatcaatctattactgaataaatttttcagggtCTTACATGAATACTTGTTGTAATCAGCGAGTCTTATACTCGTTCCGGATTGTCAATCATACACACCCAAAAGACTTTTTTCATTTGATTCAATTTAGAATTCAAGGTTtcgaatattttataatttgatatatatttcaattatattgaGCAAGGTAGATACGACAATCATCATTTTGAATGTTTATATTCGTCACTTACGACACATTGTAGAGAAAAAGGTGCGTTACATAAGCTCGTGGCCGCCAGACCtatgttattttttagaagCTGAAAGTTTCTCAGCGCATTCTTTAAAGACAGGTAGGAGCAATGGTCTACTATAAAGTTTAGCGATCTATTGAACAATCAAAATTCTTTcgctattcaaatttttattaaaagatatttGCCCCACGTTAGTTCGCACAGAAATT includes the following:
- the LOC123268541 gene encoding larval cuticle protein A2B-like isoform X2; this encodes MAFKFITFAGLLAIANAGLLPVHHGYAASHYVQQAPLVYSAPVVSHTVVKPIDEEFDHHPQYSFNYGLQDPHTGDSKSQHEVRDGDVVKGSYSLIEADGTKRIVEYTADDHYGFNAVVHKEPAHYAVKTVAPVVHAPVVHTPVVQAPVYAPLAYKPYNSYSNYYGHSTYNYHY
- the LOC123268541 gene encoding larval cuticle protein A2B-like isoform X1; translation: MAFKFITFAGLLAIANAGLLPVHHGYAASHYVQQAPLVYSAPVVSHTVVKPIDEEFDHHPQYSFNYGLQDPHTGDSKSQHEVRDGDVVKGSYSLIEADGTKRIVEYTADDHYGFNAVVHKEPAHYAVKTVAPVVHAPVVHTPVVQAPVYAPVAYKPYNSYNAPLAYKPYNSYSNYYGHSTYNYHY